A single region of the Gorilla gorilla gorilla isolate KB3781 chromosome 1, NHGRI_mGorGor1-v2.1_pri, whole genome shotgun sequence genome encodes:
- the LOC115931927 gene encoding lymphotactin, translating to MRLLILALLGICCLTAYIVEGVGSEVSDKRTCVSLTTQRLPVSRIKTYTITEGSLRAVIFITKRGLKVCADPQATWVRNVVRSMDRKSSARNNMIQTKPTGTQQSTNTAVTLTG from the exons ATGAGACTTCTCATCCTGGCCCTCCTTGGCATCTGCTGTCTCACTGCATACATTGTGGAAG GTGTAGGGAGTGAAGTCTCAGATAAGAGGACCTGTGTGAGCCTCACTACCCAGCGACTGCCAGTTAGCAGAATCAAGACCTACACCATCACAGAAGGCTCCTTGAGAGCAGTAAT TTTTATTACCAAACGTGGCCTAAAAGTCTGTGCTGATCCACAAGCCACATGGGTGAGAAACGTGGTCAGGAGCATGGACAGGAAATCCAGTGCCAGAAATAACATGATCCAGACCAAGCCAACAGGAACCCAGCAATCGACCAATACAGCTGTGACCCTGACTGGCTAG